gacagtcacacactctcaatctagcctacctcacggggttgttgtgagcataaatgAAGAAGCAGAGAATGTTGTTAACCAGTTTGGGTTCTGTTTGGGGGAAAGGTgtgtatgaatgaagtaaaataaattaaaaaataaaaatacaagtgTTCTTGTGCTAATTGCAAGTGTTAACTCGAGCTTGCTCTCTTTTACAGATATGACCGATGAACGGTTGGGTGATACCAGTGGAGCTGATAGCACTGAGACTTACAGTGACAAAGATGCAGATCAAAGGAGTTCCCCAGATGTGGCGAAGGCCAAGAGCAGCTTCACTCCTGCAAGCCCTGAAATTGTTTCTGTGGATGAAGGTGGTTATGCAGTCCAGAAGAATAGCGGAAGCAGCGACAGCAGACCTGAGAGCCCCAAGTATCAGCCAGAGCAAAATCATCTCCTGATTGAAGGTCCATTGGGTACAGTTTCTCTGCCTTTTGGCTTGAAAGCCAACCGACCACCCCTTGAAGTGTTAAAAAAGATCTTCCCCAACCAAAAACCAACTGTGCTTGAATTAATCTTGAAAGGCTGCGGGGGTGACCTGGTGAGTGCGGTTGAGGTCCTTCTGTCTAGCCGGTCTTCGGTAGCTGTCGGTGACAGAACTTCAGCTGATTTGGAAGGTCTAGTTTTGCCTTCAAATGGCCACCTTTTTGAACACACACTGAGTTCTTATcctatttcttcctcaaaatggtCTGTAGGATCTGCCTTTAGAGTTCCAGATACCCTGAGATTTTCTGCTGATACTAGTAATGTTGTGCCAAATCCACTGGCCGTTCCCTTACAGCATCCATTCCCCCAGCCACCCCGGTATCCACTGATGCTGAGGAATACTTTGGCAAGAAACCAGtccagtccatttcttcctaaTGATGTGACGTTGTGGAACACTATGACTCTGCAGCAACAATATCAACTGAGGTCTCAGTATGTCAGTCCTTTCTCAACTAATTCTACCAGTGTCTTCCGAAGTTCTCCTGTCCTTCCTACACGCCCAACAGATGACCCCAGGATCTCAATCCCTGATGACGGATGTCCAATTGTGTCAAAACAACCTATTTATACAGAAGATGATTATGATGAAAGATCTGACTCCTCAGACTCAAGAATACTGAACACATCTTCCTAGAACACATCTGACATTTTGTGATGTAGTGGAACTGCTGGGCATCAAGAGGAAGGAATTATGCCCTTGTAA
The DNA window shown above is from Sphaerodactylus townsendi isolate TG3544 linkage group LG07, MPM_Stown_v2.3, whole genome shotgun sequence and carries:
- the DMRT3 gene encoding doublesex- and mab-3-related transcription factor 3, whose product is MNGYGSPYLYMGGPVAQPARAPLQRTPKCARCRNHGVLSWLKGHKRYCRFKDCTCEKCILIIERQRVMAAQVALRRQQANESLESLIPDALRSLPAAAAAAAPTQPGHAAAAAPPGPPDGPAAPHRPPMELSAAAAAALRWASEQPAAVQLAKADMTDERLGDTSGADSTETYSDKDADQRSSPDVAKAKSSFTPASPEIVSVDEGGYAVQKNSGSSDSRPESPKYQPEQNHLLIEGPLGTVSLPFGLKANRPPLEVLKKIFPNQKPTVLELILKGCGGDLVSAVEVLLSSRSSVAVGDRTSADLEGLVLPSNGHLFEHTLSSYPISSSKWSVGSAFRVPDTLRFSADTSNVVPNPLAVPLQHPFPQPPRYPLMLRNTLARNQSSPFLPNDVTLWNTMTLQQQYQLRSQYVSPFSTNSTSVFRSSPVLPTRPTDDPRISIPDDGCPIVSKQPIYTEDDYDERSDSSDSRILNTSS